DNA from Candidatus Thermoplasmatota archaeon:
AGGTTCAGCCCCCTCTGGACGTCGATGAACCCCTTTTCCTTGGCGTAGTCCAGGACCTGCTGGTTGACGCTCCTCATGCCTCCCATGTGCTGCCTGTCACCGATTATCCCCGCGACAGCGATAGGGGACAGGTCCCAGTTGCACGGGTCCATCATGACCGCGAGAAGGAGAGATACCGTGGACGCGCACGATTCTGTCATGCCATCGATCCCGAAGAAGTGCGGATTTGCCTGGACCACCTTCTTCGACTTCCTGATGGGCTTGTGGTGGTCGAGGGCGGCTATCCTGGCATCCAGGGTTTCGAGGCTGTCAATCATCCCTGAACCCATGTCGAGGAGGAGTATCGCCTCGTTCCCCTCCCTCCCGATGCCCTCGATGATCTCATTGTCGAGGCTCTTGCTGATGGTGAGATGGAACTGCTTCTTGCACCTCGAGAGCGCGCCGACCATGATGGATGCAGCAGCGAGGCCGTCGGCATCGTAGTGTGAGATGACCCTGAGGTGACTCACCGAGTTGACTATCTTGAGCGCGTGCTTGAGGCTGTCCGAAAACTCGTCCGGGAGTGTTATGCTCCCGCTCATAGAAGCATCACTCGACCTGTAGCGCAGCCGTGTCTAGAGAGTAGTTCCACGTCTCCGGGATAATACCTTCCCGCTTGTAATACTTCACAAGCCGTCGGATCTTCGACTCGATGAGCTTCCTGCCCCTGAGGTTGTGAAGGTCCTTCTTGTTCTTCTTGACATGGTCCGTCATCTGGACAGCGCGCTTCATCAGTGCCTGGAGGTCCTCTGGGAGCTCGAACTTCAAGCCCTTCGCCTCACATATCTCTTTGACGCTCTTGCCCGTGGCCAATCGAACGTTCGGGATCGCGTACTGGTCCCTGAGAACCAGGCCGGTCTTCGCCATGGACATGCCCTCGCCCACCATCTTCGCCACGAGGTCCATGACCTCGCCTGGAGACTGCTGGACCCACTTCGGGTTCTCGGTCAAAAGCGGTCTCTTGGAGCCCGAGGACCCCTTCCTTTGTGAATGCATCCTTGACATTGCTTATCTGACTCCGTGTTACTTGTTCAGTGGCGAGGCAGAGCCGTCTATATTATTCCCCCTTTTAAAGGTTTCCACAATCATGCGGGCCTGGACCAGCATCATTTCGTACTCCACTAATGGGAACGAGAGGAGGTCTGGAAGCTCTGTGAATTCCTTGACCTCGACTATGTTGTATTCCGTGTGCTCTTTGCTGAGCTTTCCTCGGACCAGACCGACGAAGACCTTCCCGCCCGGCTTCGCGATCCTGATGCTCCCGATTAACTCGAGGCTCATGCCCGTTTCCTCGAAGAACTCGCGGACCGCAGCCTGCTCGTGCGTCTCGCATTTCACTAGCCTTCCGCCCGGCATCTCCCATGCGCGTTCTCTGTGCCGGACCATGACGAACTTGTCGCCGTTGAACGCGATGACATAGGCGAACCTCTCGACCATCTTCAAACCTCCACGATGAACGCAGCGTGGTCCTTGGAATAGCGTTGGAGGTCGACCACCTGCTTGACCTTGAGCGACTTTGAAACGAGGGCCTTCCCGACCTCGGAGAAGACCTCCTTCGGCCTCCTGTTGACATTGATGCTCCT
Protein-coding regions in this window:
- a CDS encoding 30S ribosomal protein S15, coding for MSRMHSQRKGSSGSKRPLLTENPKWVQQSPGEVMDLVAKMVGEGMSMAKTGLVLRDQYAIPNVRLATGKSVKEICEAKGLKFELPEDLQALMKRAVQMTDHVKKNKKDLHNLRGRKLIESKIRRLVKYYKREGIIPETWNYSLDTAALQVE
- a CDS encoding NUDIX domain-containing protein codes for the protein MVERFAYVIAFNGDKFVMVRHRERAWEMPGGRLVKCETHEQAAVREFFEETGMSLELIGSIRIAKPGGKVFVGLVRGKLSKEHTEYNIVEVKEFTELPDLLSFPLVEYEMMLVQARMIVETFKRGNNIDGSASPLNK